The following coding sequences are from one Capsicum annuum cultivar UCD-10X-F1 chromosome 3, UCD10Xv1.1, whole genome shotgun sequence window:
- the LOC107861740 gene encoding beta-galactosidase has product MGIKLIMLNVLLLLGSWVFSGTASVSYDHKAIIVNGQRRILISGSVHYPRSTPEMWPGIIQKAKEGGVDVIQTYVFWNGHEPQQGKYYFEGRYDLVKFVKLVHQAGLYVHLRVGPYACAEWNFGGFPVWLKFVPGISFRTDNGPFKAAMQKFTTKIVNMMKAERLYETQGGPIILSQIENEYGPMEWELGAPGKSYAQWAAKMAVGLNTGVPWVMCKQDDAPDPIINACNGFYCDYFSPNKPYKPKIWTEAWTAWFTGFGNPVPYRPAEDLAFAVAKFIQKGGSYINYYMYHGGTNFGRTAGGPFIATSYDYDAPVDEYGLFRQPKWGHLKDLHRAIKLCEPALVSGDPTVTALGRQQEAHVFRSKSGSCAAFLANYDQHSFATVSFANRHYNLPPWSISILPDCKNTVFNTARIGAQSAQMKMTPVSRGLPWQSFNEETAAYEDNGFTVVGLLEQINTTRDVSDYLWYSTDVKIDPREKFLRGGKWPWLTIMSAGHALHVFVNGQLVGTAYGSLDRPKLTFSKAVNLRAGVNKISLLSIAVGLPNIGPHFETWNAGVLGPVSLTGLDEGKRDLTWQKWSYKVGLKGEALSLHSLSGSSSVEWVEGSLVAQRQPLTWYKSTFNAPAGNDPLALDLNTMGKGQVWINGQSLGRYWPGYKASGNCGACNYAGLFNEKKCLSNCGEASQRWYHVPRSWLYPTGNLLVLFEESGGEPHGISLVKREVASVCADINEWQPQLVNWKMQASGKVDKPLRPKAHLSCAAGQKITSIKFASFGTPQGVCGSFREGSCHAFHSYDAFQRYCIGQNSCSVPVTPEIFGGDPCPRIMKKLSVEVICS; this is encoded by the exons ATGGGGATTAAGCTAATAATGTTgaatgtgttgttgttgttgggttcaTGGGTTTTTTCTGGAACAGCTTCTGTTTCATATGACCATAAAGCTATTATTGTAAATGGACAAAGGAGAATCCTTATTTCTGGTTCTGTTCACTATCCAAGAAGCACTCCTGAG ATGTGGCCAGGTATTATTCAAAAGGCTAAAGAAGGAGGTGTGGATGTGATTCAGACTTATGTTTTTTGGAATGGGCATGAGCCTCAACAAGGGAAA tattattttgaaGGGAGATATGATTTAGTGAAGTTTGTTAAGCTGGTGCATCAAGCTGGACTTTATGTCCATCTAAGAGTTGGACCTTATGCTTGTGCTGAATGGAATTTTGG GGGTTTTCCTGTTTGGCTCAAATTTGTTCCAGGTATCAGTTTCAGAACAGATAATGGACCTTTCAAG GCTGCGATGCAAAAATTCACTACCAAGATTGTCAATATGATGAAAGCGGAACGTTTGTATGAAACTCAAGGGGGTCCAATAATTCTATCTCAG ATTGAGAATGAATATGGACCCATGGAGTGGGAACTCGGAGCACCCGGTAAATCTTACGCACAATGGGCAGCCAAAATGGCTGTGGGTCTTAACACTGGTGTCCCATGGGTCATGTGCAAGCAAGACGATGCTCCTGATCCTATT atTAATGCTTGCAATGGCTTCTACTGTGACTATTTTTCTCCAAACAAGCCTTACAAACCAAAGATATGGACTGAGGCCTGGACTGCATG GTTTACTGGTTTTGGAAATCCAGTTCCTTACCGTCCTGCTGAGGACTTGGCATTTGCTGTTGCAAAATTTATACAGAAGGGAGGTTCCTATATCAATTATTACATG TATCATGGAGGAACAAACTTTGGACGGACTGCTGGTGGCCCATTTATTGCTACTAGTTATGACTATGATGCACCCGTTGATGAATATG GATTATTCCGACAACCTAAATGGGGTCACCTGAAAGATCTGCATCGAGCAATAAAACTTTGTGAACCAGCTTTAGTTTCTGGAGATCCAACTGTGACAGCACTTGGACGCCAGCAGGAG GCCCATGTTTTTAGGTCGAAGTCTGGCTCTTGTGCTGCATTCCTTGCAAACTATGACCAACACTCTTTCGCTACCGTGTCATTTGCAAACAGGCATTACAACTTGCCACCATGGTCAATCAGTATTCTTCCCGACTGCAAGAACACTGTATTTAATACTGCAAGG ATTGGTGCTCAAAGCGCTCAGATGAAGATGACTCCAGTTAGCAGGGGCTTGCCCTGGCAGTCATTCAATGAAGAGACAGCAGCTTATGAAGACAATGGTTTTACAGTTGTTGGGTTATTGGAACAGATAAATACCACAAGAGACGTGTCTGATTATTTATGGTATTCAACCGA TGTCAAGATCGATCCAAGAGAAAAGTTTTTGAGAGGTGGAAAATGGCCTTGGCTTACAATCATGTCAGCTGGCCATGCATTGCATGTTTTTGTGAATGGTCAATTAGTAG GAACTGCATATGGAAGTTTAGATAGACCGAAACTAACTTTCAGTAAAGCTGTAAATCTGAGAGCAGGTGTTAACAAGATCTCTCTGCTCAGCATTGCTGTTGGTCTTCCG AATATTGGCCCACATTTTGAGACATGGAATGCTGGTGTTCTTGGGCCAGTTTCACTGACTGGTCTTGATGAGGGGAAAAGAGATTTAACATGGCAGAAATGGTCTTACAAG GTTGGTCTGAAAGGAGAAGCCTTGAGCCTTCATTCACTCAGTGGTAGCTCGTCAGTTGAGTGGGTCGAGGGTTCTCTTGTGGCTCAGAGACAGCCACTCACATGGTACAAG AGCACTTTTAATGCTCCAGCTGGAAATGATCCTTTGGCTTTAGACTTGAATACCATGGGAAAAGGCCAAGTGTGGATAAATGGTCAAAGCCTCGGACGCTACTGGCCTGGATACAAAGCATCTGGTAACTGCGGTGCCTGTAACTATGCAGGCTTGTTTAATGAGAAAAAGTGCCTAAGTAACTGTGGAGAGGCTTCACAACGATG GTATCATGTTCCCCGTTCTTGGCTGTATCCTACTGGAAATTTGTTAGTTCTATTTGAGGAATCGGGAGGAGAGCCTCATGGAATCTCTTTGGTTAAAAGAGAAGTCGCAAGTGTTTGTGCAGATATAAATGAATGGCAACCACAGTTGGTGAATTGGAAAATGCAAGCATCTGGTAAAGTCGACAAACCATTGAGGCCTAAAGCTCACCTCTCGTGTGCTGCTGGTCAGAAGATTACCTCAATCAAATTTGCAAGCTTTGGAACACCACAGGGGGTCTGCGGAAGCTTCCGTGAAGGAAGCTGCCATGCATTCCACTCATATGATGCTTTTCAAAGG